A part of Vulpes lagopus strain Blue_001 chromosome 4, ASM1834538v1, whole genome shotgun sequence genomic DNA contains:
- the ARPIN gene encoding arpin isoform X2, giving the protein MSSYKVEAMGDTDRLTPDMLKALVQKPELLALTESLTPDQTVAFWIPESEMEAMELELGTGVRLKTRGDGPFLESLAKLDAGTVTKCNFAGDGKTGASWTDSIMAQKSSEGAMAETREQGDGAEDEEWDD; this is encoded by the exons ATGTCATCCTACA AGGTGGAAGCCATGGGAGACACCGACAGACTCACGCCTGACATGCTGAAGGCACTGGTACAAAAGCCAGAGCTGCTTGCACTGACAGAGAGCCTTACCCCCGACCAGACAGTGGCGTTCTGGATACCTGAGTCAGAGATGGAGGCGATGGAGCTTGAACTGGGGACTGGAGTACGGCTGAAAACTCGAGGCGATGGCCCCTTCTTGG agtcATTAGCCAAACTTGATGCTGGAACAGTGACCAAATGTAATTTTGCTGGTGATGGAAAGACAGGGGCATCCTGGACAGACAGCATCATGGCCCAGAAGTCTTCGGAGGGAGCCATGGCAGAGACCCGAGAGCAGGGGGACGGGGCAGAGGATGAGGAGTGG
- the ARPIN gene encoding arpin isoform X1, whose product MSRIYHDSALRNKAVRSARLPGAWDPAAHQGGEGVLLEGELVDVSRHSILDAHDKKERYYVLYIRPNRIHRRKFDPKGNEIEPNFSATRKVNTGFLMSSYKVEAMGDTDRLTPDMLKALVQKPELLALTESLTPDQTVAFWIPESEMEAMELELGTGVRLKTRGDGPFLESLAKLDAGTVTKCNFAGDGKTGASWTDSIMAQKSSEGAMAETREQGDGAEDEEWDD is encoded by the exons ATGAGCCGCATCTACCACGACAGCGCCCTCCGGAACAAGGCGGTGCGGAGCGCGCGGCTCCCGGGGGCCTGGGACCCCGCCGCCCACCAGGG GGGAGAAGGCGTCCTGCTGGAGGGAGAACTGGTAGATGTGTCTCGGCACAGCATCTTGGATGCCCATGACAAAAAG GAGCGCTACTATGTGCTGTACATCAGGCCCAATCGCATCCATCGCCGGAAGTTTGACCCCAAGGGAAATGAAATCGAGCCCAACTTCAGCGCCACCAGGAAGGTGAACACGGGCTTCCTCATGTCATCCTACA AGGTGGAAGCCATGGGAGACACCGACAGACTCACGCCTGACATGCTGAAGGCACTGGTACAAAAGCCAGAGCTGCTTGCACTGACAGAGAGCCTTACCCCCGACCAGACAGTGGCGTTCTGGATACCTGAGTCAGAGATGGAGGCGATGGAGCTTGAACTGGGGACTGGAGTACGGCTGAAAACTCGAGGCGATGGCCCCTTCTTGG agtcATTAGCCAAACTTGATGCTGGAACAGTGACCAAATGTAATTTTGCTGGTGATGGAAAGACAGGGGCATCCTGGACAGACAGCATCATGGCCCAGAAGTCTTCGGAGGGAGCCATGGCAGAGACCCGAGAGCAGGGGGACGGGGCAGAGGATGAGGAGTGG